The Panicum virgatum strain AP13 chromosome 5K, P.virgatum_v5, whole genome shotgun sequence genome has a window encoding:
- the LOC120706630 gene encoding acyl transferase 4-like, with the protein MGFAVRRTSWSYVRPSAATPSGALELSIIDRVVGLNHLVRSLHVFAAAAAPVAGRQDDDAWTTSPSPARALREALGKALVDYYPFAGRLVGGAGGPGVSRVECTGEGAWFVEAAAAFSLDDAGRLDQYPYVIPEDDLLPDAAPDVEPLNLPLAMQVTEFSCGSFVVGLISCHSLADGLGAAQFINAVGDYARGLPKPRVSPVWERDIIPSPPSLPSAPPVFSRMFQFRHLAVDLSLDGIARVKSQFLQSTGQHCSTFDVTVAKVWQARTRSLRLADPAARVSLCFFANTRHLLRSGAAGFYGNCFYTVTVSAKSSAVVGADTASVVAMIRDSKARLPAEFARWAAGELVAQDPYELSFTYESLFVSDWTRLGFLEADYGWGTPEQVIPFAYHPCMPIAVIGPPPAPKTGARVTTRCVEEENLQEFMDEMKAFQK; encoded by the exons ATGGGGTTCGCGGTGCGGAGGACGAGCTGGTCGTACGTGCGCCCAAGCGCCGCGACGCCGTCCGGCGCGCTGGAGCTCTCCATCATCGACCGCGTCGTCGGGCTGAACCACCTGGTGCGCTCCCTCCACGtcttcgccgccgcggccgcgcccgtcGCCGGGCGGCAGGACGACGACGCTTGGACGACGTCGCCGtccccggcgcgcgcgctccgGGAGGCGCTCGGGAAGGCGCTGGTGGACTACTACCCGTTCGCGGGGCGGCTCGTGGGGGGCGCCGGCGGGCCGGGGGTCTCGCGCGTGGAGTGCACCGGCGAGGGCGCGTGGTTcgtggaggccgccgccgcgttcagCCTGGacgacgccggccgcctcgaCCAGTACCCGTACGTCATCCCGGAGGACGACCTGCTGCCGGACGCCGCGCCGGACGTCGAGCCGCTCAACCTCCCGCTCGCGATGCAG GTGACGGAGTTCAGCTGCGGCAGCTTCGTGGTGGGGCTCATCAGCTGCCACTCCCTGGCCGacggcctcggcgccgcccaGTTCATCAACGCCGTCGGCGACTACGCCCGCGGCCTCCCCAAGCCCCGCGTGAGCCCCGTCTGGGAGCGCGACATCATCCCGAGCCCGCCCAGCCtgccctccgcgccgcccgtctTCTCGCGGATGTTCCAGTTCCGGCACCTCGCCGTCGACCTCAGCCTCGACGGCATCGCCCGGGTCAAGTCCCAGTTCCTCCAGTCCACGGGGCAGCACTGCTCCACCTTCGACGTCACCGTCGCCAAGGTGTGGCAGGCGCGCACGCGGTCGCTGCGCCTCGCCGACCCGGCCGCGCGCGTCAGCCTCTGCTTCTTCGCCAACACGCGCCACCTCCTGcgcagcggcgccgccgggtTCTACGGCAACTGCTTCTACACGGTGACTGTGAGCGCCAAGAGCAGCGCGGTGGTGGGCGCGGACACGGCCAGCGTCGTGGCCATGATCCGGGACTCCAAGGCGCGGCTCCCCGCCGAGTTCgcgcggtgggcggcgggcGAGCTCGTGGCGCAGGACCCCTACGAGCTGAGCTTCACGTACGAGTCGCTGTTCGTGTCGGACTGGACGCGGCTGGGGTTCCTGGAGGCGGACTACGGCTGGGGCACGCCGGAGCAGGTGATACCCTTCGCGTACCACCCGTGCATGCCCATCGCGGTCatcggcccgccgccggcgcccaagACGGGGGCGAGGGTCACGACACGGTGCGTCGAGGAGGAGAACCTGCAGGAGTTCATGGACGAGATGAAAGCATTTCAGAAGtga